ATGATGTCCGCTTCCTCGAGTTTGACGCGGTTGATGAGCGTGCGCAACTGGTTCTGTTTCTTGAGCGCGTCCGCGTAAATGCCGCGTATCTTCGGCGGAATGGCGGTGATATCGGGGTAACTTGCAAGTACGCGTCCGATGAGCTGTTGTATCTCGTAGAGATAGCGGGAATACCTGCTGTGCTCTTCCGCCAAAAGATCGAGATTCTTCTGCTGAAAGAAGTCGAGCCCGGTAAGTATATGCGTCCGTACACCAGCAGCATTCCCGATGTTCAGTGCATGAACGCCGGAACGCGAGCGCACTACCCCGCCGATGATGGTGCTCTTCCCTTTCTCCCCGGATACGTCGATACTTTTCCCCGCAATGATGCTGCTGTTGATGATGGCACGTACGACCTTCACGTCCCCTTTCGCTTCAACGGTCGAGCGCTCTATGAAGCGCGCAGCCACGTCGCCGCCCGCTCTCACAAAACCAATGTCCTTGGTAATGATGCCGTTGCCGACGATGACGTTCTGACCCGCGGTGACCTTCGCCCCGCCGATATTCCCTTTCACCGTGATAGTACCTTCCGCCTCTACGATAAAATCATCCTCGATGTTCCCGCTCACGGCGACGTCACCGGTAAAGTGTATGTTGCCGGTGCTCATATCCACGTTCTGCACGCTGTAGAGCGGAGAGACCGATATCGCGTCCGGGGTTATCGTCACTTGCCCCGCCGCCTGCGCGACATAGCTTATAATATCCGTTCTGTTGTCATGTTCCGCTGTTACGTTCTTCCCTGCAATGACCGCTATCGTTCTGCCGAGCTCCGCTTTAATGACCTCGCCGGTGACCGTTGTGCCGTCCGTCTCCGGAAATGTCGGCGGATACAGCGACGCAATATGCTCACCCTGCGTTACCGCAACGAGATCGCTTAAAAGGTCCTTATGCACGACCCGCAGTTCATCATCGATCACTTTTTTCTTGAGAACGATCTCTATCCTTCCGTCCTTTCCGTTCACGGCACTTTTGCCCTTCGCTATCTGCATCGACTTCACCTGTTCGCGAGTGGCATGCATCTTCATCGCCGCTTCAATGTTCCCATCGATGACACCGAATATGATCTTCATCTCGTCCATTTTTGCGAGTATTGCCGTTTTATCGACGAATGCCCCCGTTCCAAGCGGCGGCCATATATCAAGCATCGCTGACATACGGTCCGGCGTGAGCGATATCGAGAATTCGCCGTCAAGATACCGTCGAACCTCGATATGCCCGGGAAAAAGTACTGCTTCGCCGTCGGCAATGCTTACATATTCCTTTATCGTATTCTCGCCGTCTCGTACGGTGACATTCCCTTTATTGATGAACTTGAATTC
This sequence is a window from Spirochaetota bacterium. Protein-coding genes within it:
- a CDS encoding FapA family protein, yielding MDEAERLRKHLGAILPEKAGDDTDESVSIDEIKKLEEQSKALAEDLDRLEHRRAKEAGSRIQGVDYSAKKEMLSKVFDPDNVHSAHPDSYQPPRPKVDASWTAKLAVVDKNARVEVLVSDDTMTAKGILYPPEGAGIPVSAVMITQALKNANVVFGIKTETFQTIVARAQKEKALITDVILAEGEPPEHGRSGSIEYCVEFKSNRKRTGYKDTEKIPPEEDYRYALVRKGDVLAQVNPGFTGRAGKNVRGEEIPCSIVEEFKFINKGNVTVRDGENTIKEYVSIADGEAVLFPGHIEVRRYLDGEFSISLTPDRMSAMLDIWPPLGTGAFVDKTAILAKMDEMKIIFGVIDGNIEAAMKMHATREQVKSMQIAKGKSAVNGKDGRIEIVLKKKVIDDELRVVHKDLLSDLVAVTQGEHIASLYPPTFPETDGTTVTGEVIKAELGRTIAVIAGKNVTAEHDNRTDIISYVAQAAGQVTITPDAISVSPLYSVQNVDMSTGNIHFTGDVAVSGNIEDDFIVEAEGTITVKGNIGGAKVTAGQNVIVGNGIITKDIGFVRAGGDVAARFIERSTVEAKGDVKVVRAIINSSIIAGKSIDVSGEKGKSTIIGGVVRSRSGVHALNIGNAAGVRTHILTGLDFFQQKNLDLLAEEHSRYSRYLYEIQQLIGRVLASYPDITAIPPKIRGIYADALKKQNQLRTLINRVKLEEADIIEKMDNSTEASITVDENLFPDVYVAIGHTKMRIADKRSKVTLIFNSDEKRIDYRL